CTATTTGAAACTGGCCCAAAGGGAGAACGGGTTCCTCTTGGAGAGCGTGGAGAAGAACGAGCAGGTCGCCCGTTTCTCCATCGTGGGGTTCGAGCCCACCGCGGTCTATGAGGCCAAGAACGGCTCCTTGACCCACCAAGCGGGAAAGAAAAGGACGGTCCGAAAGGACCCGAACCCGCTCCAGGTCATCCAAAAGGAAGTGGCCTCCATCCGCCAAGCGCCCCTCGAGGGGGCCCAAGGCTTCCTGGGCGGGCTGGTCGGGTTCGTGGGCTACGACGCGGTCCGCTATTTCGAGAAGCTTCCCTCCCAAAAACCCGACCTCCTGGATCTACCCGATCTTTTCCTGATGGTGACGGACCAACTGGCCCTCTTCGATCACCTGAAAAGGACGCTTCGCTTGGTCGTCAATGTGGAGATCGGTCCCAAGACCGACCTGGCCAAGGCCTATAAGGCCGCGGTCAAGCGTTTGGCGGTCCTGTCCCAAAAGATGGAAAAGCCCCTGAAAGGCGTGGGGGAGATCCCGGTGGGCCCCGTGACGAAGCCGGGTCCCAACGACCTCTTCGGGTTCTCGTCCAACATGACCCAGGCGGATTTCCGGGGCATGGTGGAGAGGTCCAAGGAATACATCAAGGCCGGGGACATCATCCAGGTGGTGGGGTCCCAGCGTTTCGAGAAGGCGGTCGCCACCGACGCCGTGACCATCTACCGCATCCTGCGTCGCCTGAATCCTTCCCCCTACATGTTCATCCTCAAGGCCGGTGGCGTCGAGTTGGTGGGTTCCTCCCCCGAGATGATGATCAAGGTCCAGAACGGGGTGGTGGAGACCCGGCCCATCGCCGGAAGCCGGCCCCGGGGCAGAACGCCGGAGGAGGACAAGCAATTGGAGGAGAGCCTTCTGGCCGACCAGAAGGAGATCGCCGAGCACGTCATGCTGGTGGACCTGGCGAGGAACGACCTGGGCCGCGTCTGCGATTTCGGCAGCGTCCAGGTGGGCCACTTCAAGCGCGTCGAGCGTTATTCCCACGTGATGCACATCGTCTCCGATGTCACAGGCCGCCTGCAAAAGGGCCGCACCGCCTACGACGCCTTCCAGTCCTGTTTCCCGGCGGGGACCCTTTCGGGCGCCCCCAAGATCCGGGCGATGGAGATCATCGAGGAGCTGGAGCCTTCCCGCCGGGGCCTTTATGGCGGGGCGGTCTGCGCCTTCGGGTTCGACGGGAACATGGATTCGGCCATCACCATCCGGTCGGTGGTGTTGAAGAGGACGGCCCGTTCGACGGCTTCGACAGGCTCACCGCATGCTCGCGCTGCCCGCTCAGAGCGGACCATGGCCTATGTCCAGGCGGGTGCCGGGCTCGTGGCCGATTCGGTGGCCGAGAGCGAGTACATGGAATCCTGCAATAAGGCCCGGGCGGTGCTCATGGCGGTGGGCCAAGCGGAAACGACAAAACCAAATTCCGTTCACCAGAGAGACACAGAGATACAGAGAAAGAACTCTCTGAAAAAAGGGGAACGGAAAAAGGGGAAAGCCCGTTCGACTCCCTCCGGTCGCTCAGGGCCGAACGCAAAACATAAGCGCGTTCGGGGGGTGCGGTCATGATCCTCGTCATCGATAACTACGACTCCTTCACCTACAACATCGTCCAATACCTGGGCGAACTGGGCGCCGACATCCAGGTGGTCCGCAACGACGAGGTCACGGTGGCGGACATCCTGGCCCGCAAGCCTTCCCACATCCTCATCTCGCCGGGTCCCTGCTCCCCCAAGGAAGCGGGCATCTCGGTGGACGTGATCAAGCAACTGGCCGGCAAGGTCCCCATCCTGGGGGTCTGCCTGGGCCACCAGAGCATCGGCTACGCCTTCGGCGGGGACATCGTTCGGGCGGGGAAGCTGATGCACGGAAAGACCAGCCAGATCACCCACGACGGGAAGGGCGTTTTCCAGGGCCTGCCCAATCCCTTCCGGGCCACCCGCTACCACTCGCTCGTCATTAAGAAGGAGACCTTGCCGCCGGACCTGGTGGTGACCGCCACCAGCGAGGATGGGGAGATCATGGGGGTCCGCCACAAGACCCTGCCGGTCGAAGGGGTGCAGTTCCACCCCGAATCCATCCTGACCGAATCGGGCAAGGCGCTCCTGAACAATTTCCTGAGATCCTGAACAGTTCCTTGGGGCGCCTTTCGGGCCGTTGGGCCCCTTGGGACGGCTTCCGGCGGGGCTTGGCTTGGGCGCATCGGGGGAATGGGACAGAATGAACCTCAAGGGATGGCCCTACTATTTGCTGACGGCCGCCGCGGTCCTGGCCGGATGGACCTGGGACCAGCACCGCCTTCCGCCGGTCCATTTGGTCCTTTTCCAGGACGCGGGTCCCGTCACCCTGAGCGTCCGGGGCCGAACGGTCGGGGAGGCCCTGTCGGACGGGGGTTTCCGCCTGGATCCCCATGACGTGGTGGCCCCGCCCCCGGACACGCCCGTGGTCGAAGGCATGGAAGTGGACCTGGGCCAGGTGGAGCGCAAGGTCACGACCGAAAAGAGGAAGGTCCATCCCCCGGTCCAACGGGACTATACGGATACCCTGAACGTGGGGGAGATCATCGACCTGGAAACGGGCCAGGACGGCGAGCAGGAGGTCACCACCGAGACCTATCGCCTCAACGGGGAGGATGCCTTCGAGAAGGTGGTGGGCGTGAAGGTCCTCAAGGCCTCCAAGCCCGCGCGCGTGCTGGAGGGGACCTCCATGCGGCGCAAGCTTTATCCCCTGCAAAAGAGGGCCCAGGTCCGTAAGATACTCACGCTGGAAGCCACGGCCTACTATCCCGGCCCGGAGGACACCTGGCCCTTCGCCTCCGGCACCACGGCCTCCGGCCTGAAGGCGGGCTACGGGGTGGTGGCGGTGGACCGGCGGGTCATCCCCTTGAAGACCCGGCTTTACGTGGAAGGCTACGGCTACGCCATCGCGGCGGATACGGGCGGCGCCATCAAGGGCATGAAGATCGATCTGTGCTACGACACTTACGAAGAGGCGGTCCGCTTTGGTCGCAAGAAAGTTAAGGTTTATCTTCTGCGCTAGCCTGGCACTGGCGTCGGGCGCGGTTTGGGCGCTTGGCGAGAGCCCGTCCCCCACGGACACCCCCAACCCTTTCGCTTCCCCGACCTCCACGCCCACCAAGACCTTCACGCCCAATCCCTTCGCGACCCCTACCTGGACCCCGACCTGGAATCCCTGGTCCACCGACACGGTCACCCCGACCCCGACGGCGACGTCCATCCAGAATTTCTTCGTGACCAACACCCCCGTCCCGACCATGGAGGGTTTCAGTCCCTTCTTCTACACCTTTACCCCCACCCCGACCCCCAGCGGGACCCAGTCCCCCACCATGACCTACACACCCACCCTGACCCACACGCCCCCCGTTTCCCGGGCCGCCCTGGCCCTCTGGCCCACCGCCTTTTCCAATGACCGGGACCGGACGGACGGGTTCAATTGGGACATCGGGTTCTCCTACATCATCGGGACCATCGCGGAAAAGTCCTCCGATAAGCCCGAGGTGGACTGGCTGAACCCCCTGCGGCTATGGCTGCTGACC
This bacterium DNA region includes the following protein-coding sequences:
- the trpE gene encoding anthranilate synthase component I, with product MKSVISSNVVPSFESFREFAKTYNRIPVSLAFQSDLETPLSAYLKLAQRENGFLLESVEKNEQVARFSIVGFEPTAVYEAKNGSLTHQAGKKRTVRKDPNPLQVIQKEVASIRQAPLEGAQGFLGGLVGFVGYDAVRYFEKLPSQKPDLLDLPDLFLMVTDQLALFDHLKRTLRLVVNVEIGPKTDLAKAYKAAVKRLAVLSQKMEKPLKGVGEIPVGPVTKPGPNDLFGFSSNMTQADFRGMVERSKEYIKAGDIIQVVGSQRFEKAVATDAVTIYRILRRLNPSPYMFILKAGGVELVGSSPEMMIKVQNGVVETRPIAGSRPRGRTPEEDKQLEESLLADQKEIAEHVMLVDLARNDLGRVCDFGSVQVGHFKRVERYSHVMHIVSDVTGRLQKGRTAYDAFQSCFPAGTLSGAPKIRAMEIIEELEPSRRGLYGGAVCAFGFDGNMDSAITIRSVVLKRTARSTASTGSPHARAARSERTMAYVQAGAGLVADSVAESEYMESCNKARAVLMAVGQAETTKPNSVHQRDTEIQRKNSLKKGERKKGKARSTPSGRSGPNAKHKRVRGVRS
- a CDS encoding aminodeoxychorismate/anthranilate synthase component II encodes the protein MILVIDNYDSFTYNIVQYLGELGADIQVVRNDEVTVADILARKPSHILISPGPCSPKEAGISVDVIKQLAGKVPILGVCLGHQSIGYAFGGDIVRAGKLMHGKTSQITHDGKGVFQGLPNPFRATRYHSLVIKKETLPPDLVVTATSEDGEIMGVRHKTLPVEGVQFHPESILTESGKALLNNFLRS
- a CDS encoding 3D domain-containing protein; translated protein: MNLKGWPYYLLTAAAVLAGWTWDQHRLPPVHLVLFQDAGPVTLSVRGRTVGEALSDGGFRLDPHDVVAPPPDTPVVEGMEVDLGQVERKVTTEKRKVHPPVQRDYTDTLNVGEIIDLETGQDGEQEVTTETYRLNGEDAFEKVVGVKVLKASKPARVLEGTSMRRKLYPLQKRAQVRKILTLEATAYYPGPEDTWPFASGTTASGLKAGYGVVAVDRRVIPLKTRLYVEGYGYAIAADTGGAIKGMKIDLCYDTYEEAVRFGRKKVKVYLLR